One window of Alosa sapidissima isolate fAloSap1 chromosome 21, fAloSap1.pri, whole genome shotgun sequence genomic DNA carries:
- the smim12 gene encoding small integral membrane protein 12 has translation MWPIVWTAMRTYAPYVTFPVAFVVGAVGYHLEWFIRGTPSTHQDERGVSEVREERRLAELAGRDSTEVVSLKDKIEFTPRAVLERNRPVKS, from the coding sequence ATGTGGCCCATTGTCTGGACTGCCATGCGCACATACGCACCCTACGTGACCTTCCCGGTGGCATTCGTTGTCGGTGCTGTGGGCTACCATCTCGAGTGGTTCATTCGGGGGACCCCCTCCACGCACCAGGACGAGAGGGGTGTTTCGGAGGTTCGAGAGGAACGCAGACTGGCCGAGCTTGCTGGCCGGGACAGTACCGAGGTCGTTAGCCTGAAGGACAAAATCGAGTTCACGCCGAGGGCAGTGCTCGAGAGAAACCGACCGGTGAAGAGTTAA
- the pef1 gene encoding peflin isoform X1 codes for MATAKSSYIHIEMNSVQHVVLSVSQGYPGGGPQHHTPPGAPYGASAPPGGPAGGYGGAPAQHGGHYGGGAAPGAPYGAYGAPRGQYGPGGGGAPGAPYGGGQAPGAPYGGGYGQPHGGPYGQQAPAGGGNVPPGVHPEAHQWFSTVDTDHSGYINQKELKQALLNSNSTPFNDETCMMMFNMFDRSRSGRMDLMGFSALWTYLQQWKGLFQQFDRDRSGSINSNEMHQALAQMGYNLSPQFIQKLVGRYSPRGQGTMYLDRFIQVCSQLQTMTLGFREKDTGMTGNVRLSYEDFLGGAITRLM; via the exons ATGGCAACTGCCAAGTCAAGTTATATTCACATTGAAATGAACTCAGTCCAGCATGTCGTGCTTTCTGTCTCACAGGGCTATCCAGGTGGTGGACCTCAGCACCACACCCCTCCCGGGGCACCTTATGGGGCCAGCGCTCCACCTGGGGGTCCCGCTGGGGGGTACGGGGGCGCACCAGCCCAGCATGGTGGGCACTACGGAGGAGGGGCAGCCCCGGGAGCGCCCTACGGTGCCTACGGAGCTCCGCGTGGACAGTACGGCCCAGGGGGCGGAGGAGCCCCAGGAGCGCCGTATGGAGGCGGTCAGGCACCGGGAGCGCCGTACGGGGGAGGATACGGACAGCCTCACGGGGGACCCTACGGACAGCAGGCACCAGCAGGTGGGG GCAACGTGCCCCCAGGAGTGCACCCAGAGGCACACCAGTGGTTCAGCACGGTGGACACGGACCACAGCGGCTACATCAACCAGAAGGAGCTCAAGCAGGCCCTGCTCAACTCCAACAGTACGCCCTTCAACGACGAGACCTGCATGATGATGTTCA ACATGTTTGACCGAAGCAGGTCGGGGAGGATGGACCTGATGGGTTTCTCTGCGCTGTGGACATACCTGCAACAGTGGAAGGGACTCTTCCAGCAGTTTGACCGCGACCGCTCCGGGAGTATTAACAGCAACGAGATGCATCAGG CCTTAGCGCAGATGGGGTATAACCTGAGTCCGCAGTTCATCCAGAAGCTAGTTGGCCGCTACTCCCCGCGCGGACAGGGCACGATGTACCTGGACCGCTTCATCCAGGTGTGCTCGCAGCTGCAGACCATGACCCTGGGCTTCCGCGAGAAGGACACGGGCATGACGGGCAACGTGCGTCTGAGCTACGAAGACTTCCTGGGCGGCGCCATCACGCGCCTCATGTAG
- the pef1 gene encoding peflin isoform X4 — MSFHYGQGYPGGGPQHHTPPGAPYGASAPPGGPAGGYGGAPAQHGGHYGGGAAPGAPYGAYGAPRGQYGPGGGGAPGAPYGGGQAPGAPYGGGYGQPHGGPYGQQAPAGNVPPGVHPEAHQWFSTVDTDHSGYINQKELKQALLNSNSTPFNDETCMMMFNMFDRSRSGRMDLMGFSALWTYLQQWKGLFQQFDRDRSGSINSNEMHQALAQMGYNLSPQFIQKLVGRYSPRGQGTMYLDRFIQVCSQLQTMTLGFREKDTGMTGNVRLSYEDFLGGAITRLM; from the exons ATGAGTTTTCATTACGGACAG GGCTATCCAGGTGGTGGACCTCAGCACCACACCCCTCCCGGGGCACCTTATGGGGCCAGCGCTCCACCTGGGGGTCCCGCTGGGGGGTACGGGGGCGCACCAGCCCAGCATGGTGGGCACTACGGAGGAGGGGCAGCCCCGGGAGCGCCCTACGGTGCCTACGGAGCTCCGCGTGGACAGTACGGCCCAGGGGGCGGAGGAGCCCCAGGAGCGCCGTATGGAGGCGGTCAGGCACCGGGAGCGCCGTACGGGGGAGGATACGGACAGCCTCACGGGGGACCCTACGGACAGCAGGCACCAGCAG GCAACGTGCCCCCAGGAGTGCACCCAGAGGCACACCAGTGGTTCAGCACGGTGGACACGGACCACAGCGGCTACATCAACCAGAAGGAGCTCAAGCAGGCCCTGCTCAACTCCAACAGTACGCCCTTCAACGACGAGACCTGCATGATGATGTTCA ACATGTTTGACCGAAGCAGGTCGGGGAGGATGGACCTGATGGGTTTCTCTGCGCTGTGGACATACCTGCAACAGTGGAAGGGACTCTTCCAGCAGTTTGACCGCGACCGCTCCGGGAGTATTAACAGCAACGAGATGCATCAGG CCTTAGCGCAGATGGGGTATAACCTGAGTCCGCAGTTCATCCAGAAGCTAGTTGGCCGCTACTCCCCGCGCGGACAGGGCACGATGTACCTGGACCGCTTCATCCAGGTGTGCTCGCAGCTGCAGACCATGACCCTGGGCTTCCGCGAGAAGGACACGGGCATGACGGGCAACGTGCGTCTGAGCTACGAAGACTTCCTGGGCGGCGCCATCACGCGCCTCATGTAG
- the pef1 gene encoding peflin isoform X3 yields the protein MSFHYGQGYPGGGPQHHTPPGAPYGASAPPGGPAGGYGGAPAQHGGHYGGGAAPGAPYGAYGAPRGQYGPGGGGAPGAPYGGGQAPGAPYGGGYGQPHGGPYGQQAPAGGGNVPPGVHPEAHQWFSTVDTDHSGYINQKELKQALLNSNSTPFNDETCMMMFNMFDRSRSGRMDLMGFSALWTYLQQWKGLFQQFDRDRSGSINSNEMHQALAQMGYNLSPQFIQKLVGRYSPRGQGTMYLDRFIQVCSQLQTMTLGFREKDTGMTGNVRLSYEDFLGGAITRLM from the exons ATGAGTTTTCATTACGGACAG GGCTATCCAGGTGGTGGACCTCAGCACCACACCCCTCCCGGGGCACCTTATGGGGCCAGCGCTCCACCTGGGGGTCCCGCTGGGGGGTACGGGGGCGCACCAGCCCAGCATGGTGGGCACTACGGAGGAGGGGCAGCCCCGGGAGCGCCCTACGGTGCCTACGGAGCTCCGCGTGGACAGTACGGCCCAGGGGGCGGAGGAGCCCCAGGAGCGCCGTATGGAGGCGGTCAGGCACCGGGAGCGCCGTACGGGGGAGGATACGGACAGCCTCACGGGGGACCCTACGGACAGCAGGCACCAGCAGGTGGGG GCAACGTGCCCCCAGGAGTGCACCCAGAGGCACACCAGTGGTTCAGCACGGTGGACACGGACCACAGCGGCTACATCAACCAGAAGGAGCTCAAGCAGGCCCTGCTCAACTCCAACAGTACGCCCTTCAACGACGAGACCTGCATGATGATGTTCA ACATGTTTGACCGAAGCAGGTCGGGGAGGATGGACCTGATGGGTTTCTCTGCGCTGTGGACATACCTGCAACAGTGGAAGGGACTCTTCCAGCAGTTTGACCGCGACCGCTCCGGGAGTATTAACAGCAACGAGATGCATCAGG CCTTAGCGCAGATGGGGTATAACCTGAGTCCGCAGTTCATCCAGAAGCTAGTTGGCCGCTACTCCCCGCGCGGACAGGGCACGATGTACCTGGACCGCTTCATCCAGGTGTGCTCGCAGCTGCAGACCATGACCCTGGGCTTCCGCGAGAAGGACACGGGCATGACGGGCAACGTGCGTCTGAGCTACGAAGACTTCCTGGGCGGCGCCATCACGCGCCTCATGTAG
- the pef1 gene encoding peflin isoform X2, translated as MATAKSSYIHIEMNSVQHVVLSVSQGYPGGGPQHHTPPGAPYGASAPPGGPAGGYGGAPAQHGGHYGGGAAPGAPYGAYGAPRGQYGPGGGGAPGAPYGGGQAPGAPYGGGYGQPHGGPYGQQAPAGNVPPGVHPEAHQWFSTVDTDHSGYINQKELKQALLNSNSTPFNDETCMMMFNMFDRSRSGRMDLMGFSALWTYLQQWKGLFQQFDRDRSGSINSNEMHQALAQMGYNLSPQFIQKLVGRYSPRGQGTMYLDRFIQVCSQLQTMTLGFREKDTGMTGNVRLSYEDFLGGAITRLM; from the exons ATGGCAACTGCCAAGTCAAGTTATATTCACATTGAAATGAACTCAGTCCAGCATGTCGTGCTTTCTGTCTCACAGGGCTATCCAGGTGGTGGACCTCAGCACCACACCCCTCCCGGGGCACCTTATGGGGCCAGCGCTCCACCTGGGGGTCCCGCTGGGGGGTACGGGGGCGCACCAGCCCAGCATGGTGGGCACTACGGAGGAGGGGCAGCCCCGGGAGCGCCCTACGGTGCCTACGGAGCTCCGCGTGGACAGTACGGCCCAGGGGGCGGAGGAGCCCCAGGAGCGCCGTATGGAGGCGGTCAGGCACCGGGAGCGCCGTACGGGGGAGGATACGGACAGCCTCACGGGGGACCCTACGGACAGCAGGCACCAGCAG GCAACGTGCCCCCAGGAGTGCACCCAGAGGCACACCAGTGGTTCAGCACGGTGGACACGGACCACAGCGGCTACATCAACCAGAAGGAGCTCAAGCAGGCCCTGCTCAACTCCAACAGTACGCCCTTCAACGACGAGACCTGCATGATGATGTTCA ACATGTTTGACCGAAGCAGGTCGGGGAGGATGGACCTGATGGGTTTCTCTGCGCTGTGGACATACCTGCAACAGTGGAAGGGACTCTTCCAGCAGTTTGACCGCGACCGCTCCGGGAGTATTAACAGCAACGAGATGCATCAGG CCTTAGCGCAGATGGGGTATAACCTGAGTCCGCAGTTCATCCAGAAGCTAGTTGGCCGCTACTCCCCGCGCGGACAGGGCACGATGTACCTGGACCGCTTCATCCAGGTGTGCTCGCAGCTGCAGACCATGACCCTGGGCTTCCGCGAGAAGGACACGGGCATGACGGGCAACGTGCGTCTGAGCTACGAAGACTTCCTGGGCGGCGCCATCACGCGCCTCATGTAG
- the LOC121695407 gene encoding gap junction beta-4 protein-like: MNWGALESLLTGVNKYSTVFGRVWLSMVFVFRVLVFVVAAQRVWGDENKDFVCNTLQPGCSNVCYDHYFPISHIRLWALQLIFVTCPSLLVVGHVKWREQKDLKYTTSHKGAHLYANPGKKRGGLWWTYLLSLILKAGFDVGFLYILYHIYDGYDMPKLSKCNLAPCPNVVDCYISRPTEKKIFTIFMVVSACVCVAMCICEMVYLVCKRIQKLFVKHKKNRQEMFAESHELGELAPPRSTRYKRSDPTASRAPSRGPSRAPSRTSVHNLHNAKQEEAAATAEKGKN, encoded by the coding sequence ATGAACTGGGGGGCCTTAGAGTCCCTCCTCACGGGGGTGAACAAGTACTCCACCGTGTTTGGGCGCGTCTGGCTCTCCATGGTGTTCGTCTTCAGGGTCCTGGTGTTTGTGGTGGCTGCCCAGCGCGTGTGGGGCGACGAGAACAAGGACTTTGTGTGCAACACGCTGCAGCCGGGCTGCTCCAACGTCTGCTACGACCACTACTTCCCCATCTCCCACATCCGCCTGTGGGCCCTGCAGCTGATCTTCGTCACCTGCCCGTCACTGCTGGTGGTGGGACACGTCAAGTGGCGCGAGCAGAAGGATCTCAAGTACACCACCAGCCACAAGGGGGCGCACTTGTATGCCAACCCGGGGAAGAAACGCGGCGGACTGTGGTGGACGTACCTGCTGAGCCTGATACTGAAGGCCGGCTTTGACGTTGGCTTCCTCTACATCCTCTATCACATCTACGATGGCTACGACATGCCCAAACTCTCCAAGTGCAACCTGGCGCCGTGTCCGAATGTGGTGGACTGCTACATCTCTCGTCCCACGGAGAAGAAGATCTTCACGATCTTCATGGTGGTGTCGGCATGCGTCTGCGTGGCCATGTGCATCTGCGAGATGGTCTACCTGGTCTGCAAGAGGATTCAAAAACTGTTCGTCAAGCACAAGAAGAACCGCCAGGAGATGTTTGCTGAGAGCCACGAGCTCGGCGAGCTCGCACCGCCCAGGAGCACTCGGTACAAGCGGTCCGACCCAACCGCCTCCAGGGCCCCGTCCCGAGGCCCGTCCAGAGCTCCGTCCAGAACCTCGGTCCACAACCTCCACAACGCAAAGCAGGAGGAGGCCGCCGCCACAGCAGAGAAGGGGAAGAACTAA
- the LOC121696124 gene encoding gap junction beta-3 protein-like: MTLNQLISQIFGANAYSNYFGRVWLLFYLYRVVVYIISAKYLWIDHFVCNTRQPGCTKVCYEHFFPISPSLLWALQLVAITCTSLLVRCWYQGRIQKKRRNTSSHKGAHLHEKKKQNSLWCMYLLSLLLRAGLDVRYLFLLYHIYDGYDTPSIIRCSVSPCPNIVDCYLSRPTAKKISLLFMVVSTCVCIVMSVCEMVYLIYQKIHRQYKKSRQWMFPERHELGELVLPRSDPTASRALSRASSRTSVQNPHSPQLY, from the coding sequence ATGACTTTGAATCAGCTGATATCACAGATTTTTGGAGCTAACGCGTATTCCAACTACTTTGGCCGAGTCTGGCTCTTGTTCTATCTGTATCGAGTCGTGGTCTACATTATATCTGCCAAGTACTTGTGGATTGACCATTTTGTGTGCAACACACGCCAGCCGGGCTGCACCAAAGTCTGCTATGAGCACTTCTTCCCCATCTCCCCCAGCCTGTTATGGGCCCTGCAGCTGGTCGCCATCACTTGCACTTCTTTGCTGGTGCGGTGCTGGTACCAGGGGCGCATACAGAAGAAACGCAGGAATACAAGCAGCCACAAGGGGGCACACCTACATGAGAAGAAGAAGCAGAACAGCTTGTGGTGTATGTACCTGCTCAGCCTGCTACTGAGGGCTGGTTTGGACGTGCGTTACCTTTTTCTCCTCTACCACATCTACGATGGCTACGACACACCCAGTATCATCAGGTGCTCGGTGAGCCCGTGTCCGAACATCGTGGACTGCTACCTCTCGCGTCCCACCGCAAAGAAGATCTCCTTGCTCTTCATGGTGGTGTCGACGTGTGTCTGCATCGTCATGAGCGTCTGTGAGATGGTCTATCTGATCTACCAGAAGATCCACAGGCAGTACAAGAAGAGTCGCCAGTGGATGTTTCCGGAGAGACATGAGCTTGGCGAGCTCGTACTGCCCAGGTCCGACCCGACCGCTTCCAGAGCCCTGTCCAGAGCCTCGTCCAGAACCTCGGTCCAAAACCCCCACAGTCCACAGttatattag
- the LOC121695408 gene encoding gap junction beta-7 protein-like — MTLNQLISLIFGFDTYSTYFGRVWLLVYLYQVVVCIISAQYVWIINFECNTRQPGCTKVCYDLFFPISPSLLWALQLVAITCTSLLVRCWYQGRIQKKRRNTSSHRGADLNAKTFPDTLRLVCLSLLLRGALDVGCLYIFYYIYHSCNVPGLYECDMPPCPNKVNCYISRPTAKKISLLFMVVSTCVCIVMSVCEMVYLIYQKIHRQCKKSRQRMFPERHELGELVLPRTDPTASRALSRASSRTSVQNPHSLTASEAQRPFV, encoded by the coding sequence ATGACTTTGAACCAGCTCATATCTCTGATTTTTGGGTTCGACACTTATTCCACCTACTTTGGACGAGTCTGGCTATTGGTATATCTATATCAGGTCGTGGTCTGCATTATATCTGCCCAGTACGTGTGGATCATCAATTTTGAGTGCAACACACGCCAGCCGGGCTGCACCAAAGTCTGCTATGACCTCTTCTTCCCCATCTCCCCCAGCCTGTTATGGGCCCTGCAGCTGGTCGCCATCACTTGCACTTCTTTGCTGGTGCGGTGCTGGTACCAGGGGCGCATACAGAAGAAACGCAGGAATACAAGCAGCCACAGGGGGGCGGATTTGAATGCGAAGACGTTTCCCGACACGCTGCGGTTGGTTTGCCTGAGCCTACTCCTGAGGGGTGCTCTGGACGTGGGCTGCCTCTATATCTTCTACTACATCTACCACAGCTGCAACGTGCCCGGGCTCTACGAGTGCGACATGCCGCCGTGTCCGAACAAAGTGAACTGCTACATCTCACGTCCCACCGCAAAGAAGATCTCCTTGCTCTTCATGGTGGTGTCGACGTGTGTCTGCATCGTCATGAGCGTCTGTGAGATGGTCTATCTGATCTACCAGAAGATCCACAGGCAGTGCAAGAAGAGTCGCCAGCGGATGTTTCCGGAGAGACATGAGCTCGGCGAGCTCGTACTGCCCAGGACCGACCCGACCGCTTCCAGAGCCCTGTCCAGAGCCTCGTCCAGAACCTCGGTCCAAAACCCCCACAGTCTGACCGCCTCTGAAGCCCAACGGCCATTTGtatag
- the LOC121696125 gene encoding gap junction beta-4 protein-like, with product MSIQTPRDPFTTLVLGVNKYSTYFGQAWLLVYVIRVILYFVSGQYLRVDMNNDFLCNTCQPGCTRVCYDHHFSVSLSLLWGLQLVFITCPALLVRCHAIQNSHKGAPLFNLTEKHHGGLRFMYLLSLVLMAGLEVAFLYIFQRIYGGYNMSKLSKCQVPPCPNTVDCFLSRPTEKKIFTLFMVVSACVCILMCLCEMIHLIYKRIHKKFNQHKQKRHQMSAQSHELGELLTPRTDPTAFKSLSKHPSKSPSPSKNPTRTLSKTLVQYPHSPTTSIASKAKQTYL from the exons ATGTCCATCCAGACACCAAGAG ATCCATTCACAACACTGGTTCTTGGGGTTAATAAATATTCCACCTACTTTGGCCAAGCCTGGCTATTGGTATATGTGATTCGGGTCATTCTCTACTTTGTCTCTGGCCAGTACCTGAGGGTTGATATGAACAATGATTTTCTGTGCAACACATGCCAGCCAGGCTGTACTAGAGTCTGCTATGACCACCACTTCTCCGTATCTCTCAGCCTCTTATGGGGTCTTCAGCTCGTCTTCATCACCTGCCCGGCCCTGCTGGTACGGTGCCATGCCATACAGAACAGCCACAAGGGGGCGCCCCTGTTCAACTTGACAGAAAAGCATCATGGCGGCCTGAGGTTCATGTACCTGCTCAGCCTGGTCCTGATGGCTGGTTTGGAAGTGGCTTTCCTCTATATCTTCCAGCGCATCTACGGTGGTTACAACATGTCCAAGCTCTCCAAGTGCCAGGTGCCGCCGTGCCCAAACACCGTGGACTGCTTCCTCTCACGGCCCACTGAGAAGAAGATCTTCACTCTGTTCATGGTGGTGTCAGCCTGTGTCTGCATCCTCATGTGCCTCTGTGAGATGATCCACCTGATCTACAAGAGGATCCACAAGAAGTTcaaccaacacaaacaaaaacgccACCAGATGTCTGCTCAGAGCCATGAGCTTGGTGAGCTCCTGACTCCCAGGACCGACCCAACCGCCTTCAAATCCCTATCCAAACACCCATCCaaatccccatccccatccaAAAACCCGACCAGAACCCTGTCCAAAACCTTGGTCCAATACCCCCACAGCCCAACAACCTCCATTGCCTCTAAAGCCAAACAGACATATCtatag